A DNA window from Patescibacteria group bacterium contains the following coding sequences:
- the recO gene encoding DNA repair protein RecO: MNRSFITECLVLKSTNYKEADKILTLFTKNCGKVNAIAKGVRKVTSRKAGSLDIFDYSKISLVEWHDFYIISQAEIIKSFNELKKDLNGQGFLYLIGETLDKLLPYREEYVELFKKTVSYLEELSKSEKRQEVLVDTLVMILLDMGYWSAKFPQDLEYIKRYIESLADNKLASADLMDRIDCICI; the protein is encoded by the coding sequence ATGAACAGATCGTTTATTACGGAATGTTTGGTTTTAAAATCCACAAACTACAAAGAGGCGGATAAAATACTCACTTTGTTTACTAAAAACTGCGGAAAAGTTAACGCTATAGCCAAAGGAGTTAGAAAAGTTACTTCAAGAAAAGCGGGCAGTTTGGATATTTTTGATTATTCTAAAATCTCGCTTGTTGAATGGCATGATTTTTACATAATATCGCAAGCGGAGATAATAAAATCTTTTAATGAGCTGAAAAAGGATTTAAACGGTCAAGGGTTTCTTTATTTAATAGGGGAGACTCTGGACAAACTTTTGCCTTACCGCGAGGAATATGTGGAACTTTTTAAAAAAACGGTTAGTTACTTGGAGGAATTATCCAAATCCGAGAAAAGGCAAGAGGTTTTAGTTGATACTTTGGTTATGATTCTTTTGGATATGGGGTATTGGTCGGCAAAATTCCCTCAAGACTTGGAGTATATAAAAAGATACATAGAATCTTTAGCCGACAACAAACTCGCCTCCGCGGATTTAATGGATAGGATAGATTGTATCTGTATTTAA
- a CDS encoding type II toxin-antitoxin system HicA family toxin codes for MKLPTISGQEILKILKKEGFVIISQKGSHIKVRKESPSDGKITVIVPNHKTLKRGTLKAILKQANITLDQPLKNLKKPLNSADLPID; via the coding sequence ATGAAACTTCCCACTATATCCGGTCAAGAAATACTAAAAATCCTTAAGAAAGAAGGGTTTGTGATTATAAGCCAAAAGGGTAGCCATATAAAAGTTAGAAAAGAAAGTCCTTCTGACGGAAAAATTACAGTTATAGTCCCAAACCACAAAACTCTAAAGCGCGGAACATTAAAAGCTATACTTAAACAAGCTAATATAACATTAGATCAACCTCTTAAAAATCTTAAAAAACCTCTTAATTCCGCAGATCTACCTATAGATTAG
- a CDS encoding type II toxin-antitoxin system HicB family antitoxin, whose amino-acid sequence MVKNKFIKQNILKYTALFEPQIEGGYTVTIPSLPGCISQGNTFEEAVKNIKEAITLFLEDVKENDLKDIYYPSEIFTAPINIFLRDKDETSHYIRSRNTKNP is encoded by the coding sequence ATGGTAAAAAATAAATTTATTAAACAAAACATTCTTAAATATACTGCTCTTTTTGAACCTCAAATTGAGGGTGGTTATACTGTAACTATTCCATCTCTTCCGGGTTGCATCTCTCAAGGCAACACCTTTGAAGAAGCCGTAAAGAACATTAAGGAAGCCATAACCCTATTCCTAGAGGATGTTAAGGAAAACGATCTCAAGGACATATATTATCCTTCCGAAATATTCACCGCCCCTATTAATATATTTTTAAGAGACAAAGATGAAACTTCCCACTATATCCGGTCAAGAAATACTAAAAATCCTTAA
- a CDS encoding glycine--tRNA ligase has translation MTSQEKFEKVVSLCKRRGFVFQGSEIYGGLANTYDFGSLGVEMLRNITNSWWGFFVTSRENIFGLDTSILMSSKVWEASGHTKSFSDVLIECKKCHFRTRADHLVENYYIKNKGSFKGNFDGWSPDRLKEVIQEESIPCEVCSAHQFTEPRNFNLLFQTHIGILEGEKSLAYLRGEIAQGMFVNFKNVLDTMWPKIPFGIAQAGKAFRNEITLGNFIFRTLEFNLAEFEYFFDPKNSWKEHFSFWKQEMEKWIISLGIAKSHLKWRTHTDAERAHYSTHTEDLDYKFSFGFKEIFGLAYRTDYDLRNHTEKSGVDLRYTDPQTGEKYMPHVVEPTFGINRVFLCLLSEAYTEDAGGRVFLRLNKNIAPYKVAVFPLVRNKEDIVKKAREVFDNLKLKFNTAWDDRGNIGKRYYSQDEIGTPYCVTVDYQTLEDETVTIRDRDTAKQERIKISDIAPFVTSSFGLSLY, from the coding sequence ATGACTAGCCAAGAAAAATTTGAAAAAGTTGTGTCTCTTTGCAAAAGAAGAGGCTTTGTTTTTCAGGGTTCCGAAATATACGGCGGTCTCGCCAACACCTATGACTTTGGGTCTTTAGGTGTGGAAATGCTAAGAAATATAACAAATTCATGGTGGGGCTTTTTCGTTACTAGCAGAGAAAACATTTTCGGACTTGACACTAGTATCTTAATGTCGTCCAAAGTTTGGGAAGCTTCTGGACACACTAAAAGCTTTAGTGATGTGTTGATTGAGTGTAAAAAGTGTCATTTTAGAACAAGGGCGGACCATTTGGTTGAAAATTATTATATAAAAAATAAGGGCAGTTTCAAAGGGAATTTTGATGGGTGGTCTCCGGATAGACTTAAAGAAGTAATACAGGAAGAATCTATACCTTGTGAGGTATGCAGTGCCCATCAATTCACAGAACCTCGTAATTTTAATCTCCTATTTCAAACTCATATAGGTATATTAGAAGGAGAAAAATCCCTTGCATATTTAAGAGGAGAAATTGCTCAGGGTATGTTTGTTAATTTTAAAAATGTATTGGACACAATGTGGCCAAAAATACCCTTTGGTATTGCTCAAGCAGGGAAAGCTTTTAGAAACGAGATTACTTTAGGTAATTTTATTTTCAGAACATTAGAATTTAATTTAGCGGAGTTTGAATACTTTTTTGACCCCAAAAATTCTTGGAAGGAACATTTTAGCTTTTGGAAGCAGGAGATGGAAAAATGGATAATTTCACTTGGAATAGCAAAGTCACACCTCAAATGGAGAACTCACACTGACGCAGAACGCGCGCACTATTCAACGCATACGGAGGATTTAGATTACAAATTTTCTTTTGGATTTAAAGAAATATTTGGGCTTGCTTATCGTACAGATTATGATTTGCGTAATCATACGGAGAAGTCTGGTGTGGATTTAAGGTATACAGATCCCCAAACTGGAGAAAAATATATGCCTCATGTGGTGGAACCCACTTTTGGTATTAACAGAGTGTTTTTATGTCTTTTGTCTGAAGCGTATACAGAAGATGCGGGTGGTCGAGTCTTCTTGCGATTGAATAAGAATATAGCTCCTTATAAGGTTGCTGTCTTCCCGTTGGTTAGAAATAAAGAAGATATAGTTAAAAAAGCAAGAGAAGTATTTGATAACCTCAAATTAAAATTTAACACTGCGTGGGACGATAGGGGAAATATTGGAAAAAGATATTATTCCCAAGACGAAATAGGCACCCCTTATTGCGTAACGGTAGATTACCAAACTTTAGAAGACGAAACTGTTACAATCCGCGACCGCGATACCGCAAAACAAGAGAGAATAAAAATCTCCGATATAGCCCCGTTTGTCACCTCCTCCTTCGGGTTATCTTTGTATTGA
- the mraZ gene encoding division/cell wall cluster transcriptional repressor MraZ codes for MLIGEYKNKLDEKNRVALPKKFRAILGDKVIVTRGYEGCLLVVSKKSWQGLIEDTVKGPFTSGALRDTSRFLLGGAYEVEMDGQGRFVLPKNLLSYASLQNEACFVGLGKWVEIWDSAKWEERLKFLYNHGSEIADKLSKVEI; via the coding sequence ATGTTAATTGGAGAATATAAAAACAAACTAGACGAAAAAAACAGGGTGGCTTTGCCCAAAAAGTTTAGGGCAATTTTGGGCGATAAAGTTATAGTTACAAGAGGTTACGAGGGTTGTTTGTTGGTAGTTTCAAAGAAAAGCTGGCAGGGTTTAATTGAGGATACGGTTAAGGGTCCTTTTACATCGGGAGCTTTGCGGGACACTTCTCGGTTTTTATTAGGGGGGGCTTACGAAGTTGAAATGGACGGGCAGGGAAGGTTTGTTTTGCCGAAAAATTTGTTAAGTTATGCGTCTTTGCAAAATGAAGCTTGTTTTGTGGGTCTTGGAAAATGGGTGGAGATTTGGGATAGCGCTAAATGGGAAGAAAGACTGAAGTTTTTATATAATCACGGGTCGGAAATAGCGGATAAACTGTCCAAAGTAGAAATATAA
- the rsmH gene encoding 16S rRNA (cytosine(1402)-N(4))-methyltransferase RsmH: MSNYHTPALLKECIEFLNIKKGCWYIDATLGGGGHTKEILLRGGKVVGVDADIEAINFVCEHLKKYVGEGRLHLVNRNFSKIESIAREICPKKPLGILFDLGTSSYQLKDDSRGFSFNSKENLDMRMDKNLAVTAKDLINGLPKRELALLFAKYGEETYANKIAQVIVTARKFKEIRTGEDLAEVVASIKGRKRVGETHPATKVFQALRIAVNDELEILRETLPRAFRVLAPKGRMLVISFHSLEDRIVKEFGKNAGDLRVITKKPITPSALEVSQNIKARGAKLRVFEKV; encoded by the coding sequence ATGAGTAATTATCACACGCCCGCACTTTTAAAAGAATGTATAGAATTTTTGAATATTAAAAAGGGTTGTTGGTATATAGACGCAACATTAGGTGGCGGGGGACATACAAAAGAGATATTGCTTAGAGGGGGGAAGGTTGTTGGGGTGGATGCCGATATTGAAGCCATAAACTTTGTTTGTGAGCACCTTAAAAAATATGTGGGAGAAGGAAGGTTACATTTGGTTAACCGCAACTTTTCCAAAATAGAGAGCATAGCAAGGGAAATTTGTCCAAAGAAGCCTTTGGGAATACTGTTTGATCTTGGAACCTCTTCTTATCAGCTTAAAGACGACTCGCGCGGGTTTTCGTTTAATTCTAAAGAAAACTTGGATATGCGAATGGACAAAAATCTTGCGGTTACGGCAAAAGACCTTATTAACGGTCTGCCAAAACGAGAACTTGCTCTGCTTTTTGCAAAGTATGGCGAAGAGACTTACGCTAATAAAATTGCGCAAGTTATAGTCACAGCAAGAAAATTTAAGGAAATACGAACTGGCGAGGATTTGGCAGAGGTCGTGGCGAGTATAAAAGGCAGGAAAAGAGTGGGGGAAACACATCCCGCCACAAAGGTTTTTCAAGCTTTAAGAATTGCGGTTAACGACGAACTTGAAATATTAAGAGAAACACTGCCCCGCGCCTTTAGGGTGCTAGCCCCTAAAGGACGGATGTTAGTGATTAGTTTTCATTCTTTAGAGGACAGAATTGTCAAAGAATTTGGCAAAAATGCAGGCGACTTGCGGGTAATAACAAAAAAGCCGATTACGCCAAGCGCTTTAGAAGTGTC